The genomic interval TCTCTTTTCTTCAATATTGCTAGCTTTGTATGAGTGTGTAAAGTGTTTGGGGATAGAGGGAGGTTTCGTGGGGTATTTGTGTGGTGGTTTTTGGGCTAGGTTGTTGTTTGTTGGTCTAGGAGGTTTAGTATTGCCATTGTTGTGAGTACTGCTTCTTCTGTTCTGATTGTTTTTGTGCCTTGTAGTGGTGCGGTGTTGAGTGTGTAGTGTATGTAGTGTTGTGGGTTGATGTTTTCTTGTGTGGCGATTTCTTGTATGCCTTTGTTATGTGTGCCGAAGAGTACTAGGAGTGTTTCTGCTGTGGCTATTTTTGTTTTTAGCTGGGTGGCTAGGGTGTTTATTGGTGTGCCTTTTCTGGATGTTGCTATGACGAGTGTTTTTGGGGTGGTGTGGTTTTGGAGTGTTTGTTTTAGTGATTGTTGGCAGGTTACTGTGTAGCCCCAGTAGACTGGTATTTGTTCTCGGTCTATGTATTGCCAGTGACCTTGTTTTTGTGTGAGTGTTACTCGTGGCCCGAGGCCTGGTGGTACCTTTGCTTGGACTGGCTTTTCTAGGCCTATGTCTACTATTGCCTTGTCTCCTGTGCGCCTCAATATGTAGCCTTCGCGGTATGGGCTTTGCTCGTCTCTGAGTAGGTGGCTTGGGGAGCGTAGGGGCGGGGCAGCTCCGATGTAGCGCAGGTGCCTGGACTTTGGAACTAGGTATTTTCTCAGGTACTGTGGTGCTTCTAGGGCTTCGAGGACTGTCTTTATTGGTGTGCAGGGCTTGTTTGACTCTTTGTAGATTATGATTTGTTCTACGCGGAAGATGGTTGCGGCCCGGGCTAGGAGTGCTATATGTAGTGTCCTTGCTGGCTCTTTGAGGTTGGAGAAGTTAGAGGAGGCTATTGCTATTATTCTTTTGGGCTTGGGTTTTGGGGGAGGCCACATTAGAGAAAACCGTCTGGGGGACTAAAAAACTACTTTGTTTGTGATTCTTTGCCCTTTTTCTCTCTTAGCTCCTTTTTCTTTTCTAGGAAGATTGATGTCCTCTGTCTTCCGCCCATTTGTTTTCACCTGTGTCTTGTAGGTTGCCTTTGTTTATATGTTTTTGCCACGCTTATTCGAGGGCGACCCAGTAGGCCATTTTGCCTCTTCTTTCTTCTTTTACTTTGCCCTCCCTGAGGAGGAGCCTGAGTATGTAGAAGACTTGGCTGTGTGAGAGGCCGAGCTCTCTTACGAGTTCGACTGTGGGCATTGGGCCGTGTTTTTTGAGGAAGTCGTGGATGAGCTTTTTCCTCTCGATTATTTTGTCTGTTACCTTTCTGGGCATATTTGGTCAATGTATTTTAAATTGTGAGTTATTAAAATTTTATCCATTTTATTGTGTAAAAATGTAGATAGACTAAAAGGTTTTTCGTTAAAAATAAAACTATTCTCCTATGAGCCTCGCTAGGGACGGGTACATTTCTAGTGCTCTTTCACTGGCGAGTATCGAGTAGTACTGTATTATGATGCCTACGAGGAGGAGGATTCCTGTGCCTCCGCCCATCACCCTGAGTAGGTCGCTTAGCACTGCTATTACTCCTATAATGATGCTACTGAGAATGGTTAAGCCCCAGATGTAGCGCCTGAGCATCGACGCTATGACTTTTTCGCTTTTCCTGAAGCCTGGTATCTGGAGCTGTGCTTCTACTAGCTGCTCTGCCTGTGTCTCGGGGTCCATTCCCGAGGTGAGGATCCATGCGACTCCGAAGAGGACTGCTAGCCCAATGTAGAGCAACGCGTAGACAACTAGGTGGACGGGGTCGTGTAGAGCGGATGCGAGGGATCTTGGGGGCGAGATGTAGTAGACGAGTGAGCCTGGCAAGGGGACGGGGCCGTACTCTGTGTAGTTGTATCTTGCTATGATGTTTAGCCAGGGGTTCTGGTTTCCCGGGTTGACCCTCGGCCATAAAACCTGGGTGAACATTGCTATGTTTGCGTATAGGGCGCCGACCAAGATGACTGGCATGACTGAGACGTAGAGGAACTTTAGGGGTATGCGTGTCTTTACTCCTCCGAACCTGGTGCTGGAGACTGGTATGAGTATCTTCATTGACTCCATGTAGGTTAATACGAGTAGCATGGCGATCATTCCTAGGAAGCCTACGAGGTCTGGGTATCCTGCGGGCCTAGAGATAGCGTACATTATGAGTGTAGAGTTTCCACGGGCGAGCGCGACTACGAGGGACGGGAAGAATCCGTAATATAGCCCGTCGGCTAGGGGGCCGATGGGGCTGAAGAGTTCCCAGAATATTTGCTGTGCCACGCCAGCGGCTATGAAAAGGGAGACGGCGCTTCCAATGCCCCAGCCTTTTTCTAGCATGTCGTTCATTAGGATAATGAATGTGCTTGCTATGAAGAGCTGTATGAAGACTAGTATTTGTTGTTGCTGTGTTAGTGCACCGTATACGCCGCCCCATATGTAGGCGAGTGCTTCAATGGCAGCGAAGAGGAAGGCTGTGAGCTTTTGGAGTCCCGCGAATGTTTTTCGTCCTTCTGGGGTTGTGAGGTCTAGGTTTATGAGTTTGCTTCCTACTAGTAGTTCCCACACGATGCCTGCTGTTACTATGGGCCCGATGCCTAGCTCGATTAGGGTTCCTCTTTTGGACGCCATTACTATTCTCAGGAACTCTAGTGCACCTATGCCTCCCTGGGTTTGTCTTGGTATGCCGTAGAGTGGTACTTGTCCCATTATGAAGTAGATTATCAGGATGACGCCTGTCCAGAGCAGTCTTTCGCTTAGGCTTGGCTTCCTGGCAGGCCTCGTGACTTCTGGCAGGATTCTAAAGAAGCTGTTGAGTGAGTCTTGGAGGCTCAACCTTATTCACCGGTTGCTGGTTTTTCTGCGAGCAGTATGACGTCGCCTCCGGCCTGCTTGATTTTTTGGACTGCGTTTTGTGTGGCGAATGGCACTTTAACGATTATCTTGTTTCTGACTTGTCCTGTGCCTGTTAGCTTGTTTATGCCTATCTTTGTTAGGTCGACTACGTAGGCGTCGCCCTCGCGTGTAGCTATGCCTTTCTGGTACAGGTCAGCTATCTTCGAGTCAAGTACGCCGACGTTGATAATGTTGAATTGTGTGACGAGTGAGGGGTGGCGTGTGAAGCCGTGTTGACCGTACCAGTCCGGGGCATATTTTACTGTCCACGACCACTTGTGCTTGTGGTATCCTACGTATCCCCTTCCGCCCCTGCTTCCAGACTTCCTGTGTTGCCCCGTGCGTCCATAGCCGTGAGTCCTGCTTCCACGGTAGGATCTAGACTTCTTTTCGCGCCTTATGACCAATGTTGACACCTTTTCGGCTTATAGACATTCGACTTTAAAAAAATTTCTGAAGGGTTTTCTGGCCGATGCAGTGAATTGACAGGCGTTTTTCTTTTTTGTACCTCGGCGTATAAGTAGAGTCTGCAGAAGGAGTGTCAAGTTTGAAATCTGCAGGGCTGTTAACTAGGATTCTGGGCAAGAATATAATGGATGTATAAGAGACTCTGGCATAATTTGGGGTTGTTGAGAAACAAGCCAAATAAGGTAATAGTAAAGAAATGTGTTGGTCTAGAGCATTTTTCTTATGAGCTCGTTGATTTTTGGCCCCCTGTAGCCTGCTTCGCCTCCGGCTTTGACGTTTTTCCTTATTGTCCCCCTGAATCCGCCGCTTGGGGGCCTTAGCCTGAATACGGGCTTTACGCCGGGTAGCTGGTCTAGCGTCACTTTACCTGCTAGTAGGGCGTCTGCTAGCTCGTCGAAGCTGTTGTAGCCTAGTTTTTTGAGATCTTCCTCGGTTATCTTCTTGTTCCCGGTCATTCTGCCGCGTTTCTGTAGGAGCTGGACTAGTGTTTCTTTGTCTATTTCTCCCCATGTTACGACTGTGGAGAGGGTTTGGGTCAGCATGCCCCTAATTGATGGCGTGTCTTGGACGAGTGTAGCGTGGTAGGTCTTGTGGAGTCTTAGTAGTTCGAGGGCTTTTTCTTGTTCTGGCGTCCTGTCGGGGGAGCCTCTGAGCCTTAATACGAATAATAGTGTCATCTCAATCACCAGTCGGACGGTGGGTAGAATTCATATGTCTTTTTGAGTGCATTGTAGACTGCTTTTGCCATGTTGTGGGTTGTCCTTGTCTCGCCGTAGGACCTTGACCACACATCGCTTATTCCTGCTAGCCTGAGGACTGTTTTTGCCACGTCGCTTGCAACGATTCCTACTCCCCTCGGGGCGGGTATGAGCTCGATCTTGACGCTGCCTGCTTTTCCTTCCACCTTGTATGGAATGCTGTGTGGCTTGCCGCAGAGGCACTCCCAGCTTCCGCATCCCCTCCTGACTGGTATGATGTTTAGTTTGGCTCTCCTGGTTGCCTTCTCGATTGCTATTCCGATCTGCCTGGATTTGCCCATGCCTACGCCGACGTAGCCGTTCTCGTTTCCCACGACAACTGTTACCTGATACTGCGAGACTTCGCCCGAGTCTGTCTGGCGCTGTACGAATCCGACGCTTATGACTTCTGATTTGAGGTCTGGGAGGAGCGTGTCAATTATTTCTACTTCTTTTATTGGGATGTTTTTGGCGAATATCTCGTCTATGGACTTGATTTTGCCTTCTAGCACCATTTTTCCCAGGAGTGTTCTTGGTTGCCATTCCGACGCCATACGTCTCACCCATCTAATTTACAGGCATATTAAAACCTTCATGCTACTTGACTGACTCCTCGATTTTCTTCTTTATCTCTTCGAAGTGGGATGGCAGGTCTTCAGGCTTTAGCCCGTTTTGTAGGTACTGGGAAAAGAACGCCTTGTAGGCCTCTGGATCCTGCTCGGACATCTGCTTCGCGTAGGACGCTATGTGTTCTCCCTTTATTCTCTCTTCGCTTGGAAGCATCTCTTCGCCGACTGGCACCTCTAGCCCAGCGTCTATCGCGCCTTTTACCGCCGCGAACACGCGTGAGCCCTTGACGGGCCTGTGTAGCCCTATGTCTAGGACGGCTTCCTTTATGCCCTTCTTTGCCGCCTTTAGGCCTGCGAGGTATCCTAGGAGGTAGAGGGCAGTGGTGTTGCGTCCGTATCCTTTCCAGCCGAGCTTCTTTAGCTCGTTTGAGTGTGCAGAGACCAATATTATGTCTCCTTTGGGCGCCGGGATCGCTACCTGTACAATTGCCGTCTTGGAGAGTACCCTGACTACTAGTCTAGGCTTCTTTGAGAGGATTAGCTTTCTACGCTTGTAATAGTTTGTCTTGCCTTCGCGTCTCCTCTTCAACGCGACCCTATAGTGTGAGCCTCTAGCCATGCTGTTCCACCTTTAGTATCTTGTGCTGCGTCATGTATAGCTTGAGGTGTGCAAGGCTCCTGAACATTCCTCCTTTGACTAGCCTGTATAGCTGGCGGAAAGTCTTGGGGTCGATTTGTCCCTTTTCCTTTAGGTACTTGAGGTAGCGGCGCTGAACCCTGACTTTAGCTATCCAGGCCCTCTTCTCGTCTGTCCTGGGCCCCTTCTTGCTTCCTGGGCCGCGCCCCCTACCCTTCTTTCTTTTCTCCCTCTTGATTCTTATTCTCCCCCTAGACGGGGTGCTCGGCGGGAGGACCTTTATGACTCCACTCTTGATAAGCCTCCTAACATCGCTACGGCTTATGGCTGTTGATACCTCGTCGAGTTTTTCGGGGTCTATCCAGATCCGGCTCTCGCCTACTCCAAGGACTTCGGCCGCGAGCCTCCTAGCTACAGATACGTCCACATTTATCACCCGTTAAGGACCCTTACACCTATTTCTTCGGCCTTTTTAATTATTTCTGCCCTCTTGCGTCTGCCTACCGTGCGGGCTATGCGCACGGCGTGGCGTTTTGGGTCGACGTTCTGGAGGTCTTCTACGTTGTAGACAACTACTTCTTCGAAGCCGGATGGGTGGAGACCCCTGACGAGCTTGGGGCCCCTGTAGCCGATCTTGACCAATGGTGGGAAGCCTTTCAGCTGTTTCCTTATTTGGTTGTCTATGGATGTTCTCGGGCTTCTCCAGGTGTCTTCCAGTCTCTTGATGCGCCAGGAGTTCATGCGTATGAATCTGGGCCTGTACCTAGATATTAGCTGTCGTAGCTTCAGCATCTTCTGTTGCTCGGCTGTGAGGGTAGGCTTGTATATTTTCTTCTTTTCTTCTGTGCTGGCTTGTGCTTCTGTTGTTGGGGCTGTGGCTTCTTCTTTTGGGACGTTTTCAGTATTTACCTGTTTTTCCTCAGTAGACATATGCGAGTAACACCCCTCCTATACCTTTTTGTTTTGCCTCTATATGTGACATTACTCCTTGTGGTGTAGAGACTATGAGTAGCCCTATTTCTCTTGAGGGCAGGTATTCCCTCTCCCATGCCTCAAACTCGTCCTTTTTAACTGGGAACCTGGGCTTTATCACGCCGACCTTGTTTATCTTGCCTAGTAGCTTGACTACGACTTTTCCTCCTTTTCCATCGTTGATTAGCTCGTAGTCCCCTATGTATCCGGCCTTCTTCATTGTGTTGAGGACTGCTATGATTAGCTTTGAGGACGGGTAGATGACGCATTCCGTTTTTCCGCGAGACTCGTTGTTCATTATTGTTGCGAGGGCGTTTGCCAGAGTGTCGAACATCATTTTGTCATCACCCCTAGCTGTACTTTATGAATCCTATTTCTTCTGCGACTTCGCGGAAGCATCTCCTGCACAGGTTTAGCCCATATGCGCGTATGACCGCCTCGTGTGTGCCGCAACGAACACATCTCCTGCTGCCTTTACCGTATTTCCTCTTTTTTGGTGGATGAATCTTCGCCATTCACATCACCTGCGTGTCTTAATGACTTTTACACCTAACACCTTTTCTAAAAACATTATTGTTTCCTCTTTTGTGACCCTGTGCCTGTTGGGTATCTTGGACTTTTTGCGGCGCCTCCTTGCCACCCTGTAGCCCGGCCTCTCCATCGCGATAATGACGTCGAAGCCGAAGATTCCCACTTCTGGGTCGTACTTGACTCCGGGGAGGAGTATGTGTTCCTTGATACCAAAAGAGACGTTGCCGTGCTTGTCTATGCTTTTCTCGGGGATCTTGTAGTCTATGGCTGCGAGCGCCCTCTTCAGGAAGTCTATGGCCTTTTGGCCCCTAAGTGTGACCATTACGCCTATGTTTTCTCCCTTTCTCACTCCGAATTCGCGGACAGTCTTCTTTGCCCTCCTAAGGGAAGGCTTCTGGCCCGTGAGCTCTTCTAGTAGCTTGGCGGCGCGTGCCAGCCTTTCACCGCCCTCGCCGATGCCCATGTTTACTACTACTTTGCCTATGAATACTCTCCGCATTGGGTGGTCTGTTTCCAGGACGAGCTTTGTCTTCGCCATTAGACCTTCACCGTTACGAGTGGTTTTTCTGTTCCTACTGGGAGCACGTACTGGAGGATCGTCCTAGAGATTTCTCCCTCTGGGGACTTTAGCTCTACGAGTGAGCGCGCCCTCTTGAAGACCTGCTGTATAGACTGTATTGTTCCAAGGAAGCCGACGTTTCGCCCCTCGTATACGATGGCAAGTGTGCCTTTGTCGAGTGGTATGTGGGTCTGTAGTGTTTGCTGGGGTATGGTTATTAGTAGGGCGTCGTATGTCTTAAAGGAGAGGGCCTTCTGGTATAGGTCTGAGTCCTTTTTGACAAGAATGTTCCTTCCGTCGTGTAGCGTGAACTGTAGGTTCCCATTGCTTACAGTCATTTTCCTCCTGATCTGGGCTATCTTGAGGCCGGCCTCATCCGGCTTTATCTCTGCCAGCCTGAGCTTCCTGGCCGGGTCGGGTATCACCCTAAAGTATTTGTCTTCAGCTGGAACATGGATCACGTCCATTAGCCCAACTGGGAACTTGTAGTCCTTTACTGGCTTTCCGTCGACGATGATTTTTCCGGAGGAAATTATTCTCCTTGCCTCCTTCATTGTCTGAGCGTAGCCGAGGACGTCCCTGACGATTATTCCTAGTGGTATCGAGTTGTCTAGAGGGTGTGGGCCTGGGGAGGGCTTAACTGTCCAAGTGTATTCTTTTCGCTTTATTGGCCAGAAGGGCGGCGCTACGCTTCGTCTCAAGTGTCTAAGTGAGGCTTTAACTCGTCTGACCACTTACCACCACCTGTTTCTTTCTTTCTACTAGTTCTTTTCTCCTGGGGTCAGATAGGTCCAGTTCTAGGACAACGACCTTTGATGGATGTATTGGGTATGGCACCTCTGTGCCGTCTGCTTTTCTGAGCATTGCACCCTCCACGTGTATCCTGCCCCTTTTAACGTCAACCGAGGTGATTTTTCCCTCGTGTCCCTTAAAAGAACCGCGAACAATGAGGACCCTGTCGCCCTTCCTTACACGTATTCTTTTCAATCCGAGCTTTTGGGACAGCTCTTTGGATAGAGGGGCGACTAGCCTCTTAGACCGGACGTGTAGCTGGGCTGTATATATTTCACGCTTTCGTACTTTTCTCGGCTGCGAGGATACCTTATCACTACTCATATAGCACTACACCAACGCGAAGTTAAGGGTAAGTAGGGCAATATAAAAACATTTTTTCAGAAAGAGCAATCAAATTTGGCAAGGGAGGCCTGGGAAGACTCTCTGCGTAAAAATGCAGTAATTATAAGACAATTACTGGCTTTGTTCCTCTTTAATTATGGATTTTTTCTCTTTTTCACGCTTCTCTTTTGCATGCTGGTTTCTAAGCTCGCTGAGGAGCTGTTTCTCGGGGAACACGTTCTGGTACTCCACGTCAATTATCGGGATTATTGTGAAGCGTGTGTCAGATGTCCATTTGTCTGTGATGTCTACTTCTCCTGTGAAGTTGTTGAAGAGGAGGAATTTTCCTTCGAGTCTGCGTTCGTTCTCGTAGAAGTATATTATGCTGGAGTCTGTACTGAGAAAGAATGGTATAAAGTAGATGTGCCTCGAGTCTAGTGCGAGGTGATGCACTATGGGGACCTGTACCACGTTTAGGACGTGGATCAGGTCTTCGAGCCGTTTTAGCCTTATCAGCCTGATGTCCATCACGGAGCCACTGTTAGGGATATATCGTTTCTGGTTAAAATTTGAATCGTTTGTTTTGTAGGGTGCGAGAAATTCTAAATTTTAAGTTTAATTTTTCCCAATGATTCTTTTTATATTCTTCTCGTAGGGCGGATATATTATGCCCTTCTCTGTGAGTATACCTGTAACGAGTTGCGGCGGGGTAATGTCGAAGGCATAGTATATCGCCTTCACGTTTTCAGGGGTTATCCTCATGTTTCCAATGTAGACTACCTCGTCTGAGCTACGGATCTCTATTTCTATGTCCTCGGGGCCCCTGGCTTTAAGGTCGAATGAGCTTGACGGGGCCGCCACGTAGAAGGGTATGTTGTGTACACGCGACATGAGCGCTAGGGGGTATGTGCCGAGCTTGTTTGCCACGTATCCTATGCTTGTTATCCTGTCGGCCCCAGTGATTGCGAGGTTTATCTTTTCTTTCATGGCCAAAATGCCTATGCTGTTGTCGGTAGCCACGACGACGTCTATGCCGGCCATGCTTAGCTCCCAGGCCGTCAGCCTCGCCCCCTGGAGGTAGGGCCGGGTCTCGAGCGCTATAACGCGGAAGCTTTTACCCTTTTCTTTTGCCACGTAGAGTGGGGCTGTAGCAGTGCCCCAGTAGCTCGTGGCAAGGGAGCCGGCGTTGCATACCGTTATGACCGTGTCTCCGTCCTCTATGAGTGGCTCGCCTAGTTCGCCTATCTTCCTGTTTGCCTCCTCGTCCTCCCTCTGTATTTTTAGGGCTTCATCTAGGATGAGCCTCCTCGCCTCCTCGACGCTTGTCGCTGTTTTTGCAACGTTTTTTACCCTTTCTACTGCCCATGAAAGGTTTACCGCAGTCGGCCTGGCAGTTGCAACTATCCTGGAGACTTTTTCCAGGTCCTGCATGAATTTTTCTAGGTTTTCTCCGTCATACTTGTTTGCGAAGAGGGCTACCGCGAAGGCGCCTGCAACCCCTATTGCGGGTGCGCCTCTAATCTCCATGTCCTTTATTGATTTTACGACTCTTTCCCAGTTGTCCGTCTCGATATATTCGAGCTTGTGTGGCAAAAGCTTCTGGTTGATAAGTTTGACCCTGCCATTTTCCCAGACAATTGTCTTGGGTAGGTTCAACATAGTGATTTCTAAGCTGTCTGGATTCAAATATTCTTTTCGTGCATGCCTGTGTCTGGGGGCTGTATTCCTAGTAGAAGGGGGTCAGCCGCTTCTAGGAACGTGTGGACGGCTCTGGCTATCATCTGGGATATCCTTAGGGGCTCTGGAACCTTGCCTGTCTTCGTTGTGGCGTCGAGTATTTGTCTAGCCTCCTCTAGGGATAGCCCCTCAGCTCTGACATAGACATATGACCGTGTAGGCCTGACGTAGACGAGCTGTCTTTGCCCGAGCTCCCGGTAGGCTTTTATTCTCTGTGTGTCGCCTGGGAAGTATTCCCTTATGTATTTTTCTATCCCCTTGGACTCCTCGTAGCTTACACATATAACTGGGAGGCCTGTTTCTTTGTTTAGCCTCTTTAGGTCGACAATATTGAACCAGGAAATAATGCACCCGTTAAGCATTATCACATTGATGTCTTTCCTGTTCATGGACTTGTAGAGGCCTAGGATCGAGTCTGTTGCATCCATGCCTCCTATACTTGTAAATGTAAAATAGACCCCGTCCAGATAGCCGTCCCGACGATAGACAATGGCTGCCAATACAGACTTCTTTGCACGTTTCCTGAAACACTCCGAGATTCCTAGAACCCTGAAGGCCGGCTTTGAAATAAGCATGGCGCACTATAGGGCTATGTCCTTGGTAAAGAATGTCAGTGTCCTGCTTGTTCCACGCTGAACCAGCAACATGTCCTCTATTCTGACACCGCCGTACCCAGCCAGGTAGACGCCCGGCTCTATCGTGACCACGTCTCCGACTATGAGTTCTGTTTCGCTCTGCGAGTTTAGGTAGGGCTCCTCGTGTATGTCTATGCCTACCCCGTGGCCCAGACCGTGGTTAAAGTATGCAGAGAGGCCTTCCTCCTTTAGGACATTATATGCAATCATGTGTATGTCTTTAGCCTTTACACCCTCCTTTACAGCGTCGATGGAGGCTTCTTGCGCCCTTAGAACAGCCCTATAGATCTTTTTCTGTTTCTCGGACGGGTCTCCATACACGAATGTTCTAGTCATGTCGGAACAATACCCCTGGTACTTTGCACCGAGGTCTATCTTTACTAGGTCTCCTCTCATGAGTTTTTTGAGGCTTGGCTTTGCATGTGGGTGTGCAGAGTGCTCTCCAAAGGCAACTATTGGCGGGAACGAGGGCTCTGCGCCTGACGAGACTATTACCCTTAGTATTTCTCCGGCGAGTTCTGACTCGGTTACTCCGGGCTCGATCAGGTCTATTGCTCTTCTCAGCGCCTGTTCAGCTATTCTAGAGGCTTGCTCCATAAGTCTTACTTCTTCGTCGTCTTTAGAGCGCCTCAGAAGGTAGAATTCCTTTGTATAGTCTGCTAGCTCTCTGTTTAGCTTGCCTTTGAGCTGGTCTTTTAGCTCGAGGCTACCGCCAACTATTCCTATCTTCTCGCCACTGCCAACGATTTGGGCTATGGCTTCGTACAAGTCTCCCTTTATTATCTTCTCGTACTCGCTTACCTCGTCCTGCTTCGTGAATGCATATGCCTCTCCTAGCCTCATTTCGGATACTGCCCGAACATATTCGAGCCTAGTGACCAGCGCAGAGACTTCCCCGTTTTGAGATATCACCAGTGCTGAAGGCGCATCGGAGCCTGTTACATAGAAAATGTTGGAAGGCGAGAATACTAGGAGAAATGACAAGCCATTTTTATGAAGAATCGACTCGATAACATTTTCCAAGTGCTTTTTGTAGTTGATCACGACTTTTAAACCGGGGGTCATCTTAATAAATAATACTCTTTTATCCCCCTAGGCATGTGCCAATTCGACATTAAGATTAAGGAGACAAAGTAACCAGCGATACCCTTTTACATTGGTGTGTACCTTTCCACTATTAGTGAAGCTATGAGTAGGGTCGTGGCTAGAAACCTCCTGGCTGGGGTCAGCACCTATATAGCAGTGACACTTTTCCTCAAATTAATCGAGGAGCCCCCTAGTCCATTTTCTCTTGTCCCACTTATAGCTTCTCTTGGGAGCCCAACGCTGGGCGTAGCCTTTGCCACGCTTTTGCCGGTTCTGGTCAGCTACCTTAACGGTAAATATGCATACGCCTTGATTTTTCTCCCTGCATCGCTTTTCATCCTTTTCAAAAATGTCCAGAATTGGCGCGGGGCCGTTCTGATACTGTTGTCTTCTCTTTTGGCTGTGCTTGCTCCAGTAACTCTCCCCTTTGTTTTGGGTGTTTTGCTTAGCCAGGTCGCGGGGGAAGATTACCGGGAGGCTGTTTCCTCTGGACTAGTTTTCTCCTTGGTGTTGTTTGTTTTCTCGGGGGTCAGGGCTGAAAATACATTTGTTGATTACTTTCTCCTATTGCCTGGCGGTATATACTCGAGTGTTTCTTCCAATAATCCCATAAGCGCGGCGAGCCTTTTTTACCTTGTGCTCTTCGAAGAGATAATGAAGAACCCCTTCCTTCTGGCAAGCCTGCTCGGCCTTATCTCGGGTTTCATCGTCGCCTCTGTTTCTGGCAAGAGCGGGAGGCTAAGAGGCATAACGTTGGGAAGCCTAGTTGTCTTCGTTCCCTCTTTCGCGTACACTTTAAACTATGTGAGCTCAGTTGCTGGCCTGCTCTTTATGGCTGGGACTGGTCTAGGTATAGCTCTTCTTGGAGGATTCTCTATTCCAAGAATTTCATTTTCTACGCGAAGAAAGAAGGGGGAGGAGAAAAGACCTAGGCCCGCTGTAGACATTGTATTTAGGGATATTTCAGCTATATTGAGGGGGGCCGAATCCGAGGGCATACTTAGGAATATTTCCAATGTAGTAGTGATGGGTCTCTGTTTGAAAGACGAGGAGTACGTAGCGGGTTTAGTCAGGAGGATGATTGGTGAAAATGTGCATGTTTACTTGCTTCACCGCGAAGACAAGGAAAGGATTGTTTCTTTGCCGAAGGACCAGACAATTGTTGTATATGTTTCGCCGTTTTCGCCAGA from Thermofilum adornatum carries:
- a CDS encoding aminopeptidase P family protein; amino-acid sequence: MINYKKHLENVIESILHKNGLSFLLVFSPSNIFYVTGSDAPSALVISQNGEVSALVTRLEYVRAVSEMRLGEAYAFTKQDEVSEYEKIIKGDLYEAIAQIVGSGEKIGIVGGSLELKDQLKGKLNRELADYTKEFYLLRRSKDDEEVRLMEQASRIAEQALRRAIDLIEPGVTESELAGEILRVIVSSGAEPSFPPIVAFGEHSAHPHAKPSLKKLMRGDLVKIDLGAKYQGYCSDMTRTFVYGDPSEKQKKIYRAVLRAQEASIDAVKEGVKAKDIHMIAYNVLKEEGLSAYFNHGLGHGVGIDIHEEPYLNSQSETELIVGDVVTIEPGVYLAGYGGVRIEDMLLVQRGTSRTLTFFTKDIAL
- a CDS encoding DUF99 family protein, which gives rise to MLISKPAFRVLGISECFRKRAKKSVLAAIVYRRDGYLDGVYFTFTSIGGMDATDSILGLYKSMNRKDINVIMLNGCIISWFNIVDLKRLNKETGLPVICVSYEESKGIEKYIREYFPGDTQRIKAYRELGQRQLVYVRPTRSYVYVRAEGLSLEEARQILDATTKTGKVPEPLRISQMIARAVHTFLEAADPLLLGIQPPDTGMHEKNI
- the mtnA gene encoding S-methyl-5-thioribose-1-phosphate isomerase, encoding MLNLPKTIVWENGRVKLINQKLLPHKLEYIETDNWERVVKSIKDMEIRGAPAIGVAGAFAVALFANKYDGENLEKFMQDLEKVSRIVATARPTAVNLSWAVERVKNVAKTATSVEEARRLILDEALKIQREDEEANRKIGELGEPLIEDGDTVITVCNAGSLATSYWGTATAPLYVAKEKGKSFRVIALETRPYLQGARLTAWELSMAGIDVVVATDNSIGILAMKEKINLAITGADRITSIGYVANKLGTYPLALMSRVHNIPFYVAAPSSSFDLKARGPEDIEIEIRSSDEVVYIGNMRITPENVKAIYYAFDITPPQLVTGILTEKGIIYPPYEKNIKRIIGKN
- a CDS encoding 30S ribosomal protein S4e; the protein is MVRRVKASLRHLRRSVAPPFWPIKRKEYTWTVKPSPGPHPLDNSIPLGIIVRDVLGYAQTMKEARRIISSGKIIVDGKPVKDYKFPVGLMDVIHVPAEDKYFRVIPDPARKLRLAEIKPDEAGLKIAQIRRKMTVSNGNLQFTLHDGRNILVKKDSDLYQKALSFKTYDALLITIPQQTLQTHIPLDKGTLAIVYEGRNVGFLGTIQSIQQVFKRARSLVELKSPEGEISRTILQYVLPVGTEKPLVTVKV
- the rplX gene encoding 50S ribosomal protein L24 — protein: MSSDKVSSQPRKVRKREIYTAQLHVRSKRLVAPLSKELSQKLGLKRIRVRKGDRVLIVRGSFKGHEGKITSVDVKRGRIHVEGAMLRKADGTEVPYPIHPSKVVVLELDLSDPRRKELVERKKQVVVSGQTS